acatcattttttttattctcacaatatGACTATAAAGGTTATTAAAGCATCtcccatattattattattattattattattattgcattattattatacaccATATTATActttactatattatattataccaTATTACATTTGATATTCTACGTTATACtgctgtatattattattattattatgttaataaGTTATACTGTCTtactatacactatattatatttttattatggtGCTATATtaatatagataaatatatactaCATGATACGCTAAGtatcataattattatattattgtacatgtttttataatgttttttcatatttttattgtcaatttttctatttatgtttcttgacttttgcagtacttgttgttttcactttttaataataataattcacctgctgatatattataattattttttaataataatatatcagcaGGTGAGTACAGATGGTCTATTCATGAATATAGGATACATCAAGATCAACAGAAAAGACTTATAAGAGGCTCTTTGGTCTTTTAAAGCAAAAGGGAGGCATTTagtttatattatgtattataattaatattaacACATCATGTTTTACCTGAAACGAACAAGAAAAGGTATGTGTCAGAAGTGGGATTCGAACCCACGCCTCCATTCGGAGACCAGAAGTCCCGTTTCAGCGGAAGGATTTCAGTCCTTGAGTCTGGCGCCTTAGACCACTCGGCCATCCTGACACGGTGCTGATGTAGAACGTCAGTAGGGTATTTATTCACTACACTGAGTCCATTCAGCGATCATATATGTGGTGTGtttttaacagaaataaatagaaattgctttgtgtgtgtgttttattttagtaatgtttaaaaatgtgtttttaacttccgtttttaaaaaaagaatagggGCGGATGCTCACATTTGGAGACGTAATTTCCGGTGTGTGTACGTGCAGTTGCATGTCACTTCCGGTCTTCAAGGGTATCTGAGAGCTTCAGAGCAGAAACATCATCAACATGTTCAGGTTCACTAGAGCTGCTGCGAACTTCACCGGTAAAAACACCAGATCTGCTTATACATACATGTTATCTGCATGTGTTGATGTTATATTAAAGTATAATATCAGTCTACTACATGTTTAACAGGCCTGTCTTTAGAGGGTGACCGAGGTCAGCGTGCTAACaagctagcattagcattagcagctCATGCTAAAGTGTTGATATGTCTCTAAAACTGTAATCtgtacatgtgtacatgtgtacatgtgtacaatctgtacatgtgtacatgtgtacacGTGTACTGATGCATGAAAAGGTAAGAGTTTAAAGATTTTAAACATGAATATGCTACATCAacttaaatatatattcaaGTAAAATAGTGATAATGACATGTAACATATTACTGATCATAAACTATAATCAAgtaaatagatatatagatatacgcacatgtgtatataaatacatataaaaacgaataatatttaaacatgtttttaaaataaatagaataacaataaaaaatagaagcaggaaaaaaacacagatacacCTGCATATTAATATGCACATAAGGAGTGAACACACTAGACATTAACAGAACAGGTGTAGAAGCAGTGGAAATACAGCATCAAATTCCTTTCAGAAATCATTGaacatattctttatgcttCATACTGTGAACTTTTGCACATTCTTTGGTCAATATTTTTGCACATTCCCACACAAAACTGcagctttcatttaaaaaatatgtatcatatttaatatatatatatatatatatatatatatatatatatatatatatatatataaaatatgtattatattttatatatatatatatatatatatataaaatatgtattatattttatatatatttatatatatatatataaaatatgtattatattatatatatatatattttttttaatatatatatatatatatgtattatattttatatatatatatatataaaccaaggtaaattccttgtatgtgtaaACATACTTACAATAAACCGAGGCCATCCTGTGCCAACATTATGATTTACTCTGTAAATGTATCTATATCCCTCTCAAGAaggcactttattgatcccctgaggggaaattacattttttcaccctgttattttttttttgtacatccCACTTGTAGTTCCCACACAACATAAttgcacttttgttttttactaataATATATCCTGAGTTAATCAAACATTAGGTCAGACATGTCACATGCACAGCAGGAGAATACAGATGAAAAGTAGTCATGAATATGTGATACAGATCAACAGAAGAcaatccaagaggctttttggTCTTTTAAAAAAGAGGGAAGCACTTTTAGTGTgttttaaagtgtattttatgttacagaaaaataatattgttattgccTGTGATTGATGTGATGTGTGGAGGGGGGTGTACATTGAAACAGAGACAGATAATAATGATCTTGATCAGAATATTCAGCTTTATCATATTAGTTTCTATCACTGCACCCTGAATTATGCCTATTTtacatgtatatttatattcacTTTCATAGAAACCTTAGTTATTTAGTCTCTACAAAGAAAATAACTGCAAAATGGAATAAGCGGCAAAGTTTTTTAAAGAATAGAAGTTAGTAATAGTGCATTATATAAATGCCACTGTGTTTTGTTGTCATCGTTCAGGTCAGGCCGCAAGGCAGGTGAGGAATTCATCCACCACCACCCCGGACTTCCACGCCAAGTACGGTACCGGCCTGATGGTCGGCGGAGCGGTCTTCTGCACGGCTGTGTGGGCATACGTAAGTAGTATTGTCCTGTTGGGGCCACGTCACATTTGTTTATATGTACAAGCTGAACACTCAGCTTGCTCTCAAAGTGGTACATAAAGTGCAGGTTAAAAGGACATATCTCCCAGGTTTGTGGAGGAGAAAGAAGTTGGGGGTTCTGGGATTCCAGTTATAATGCAGAAAACCTTAAATTTAACTTGAATAATATGGGTGGAAAATTGGAAATATTACAGCTTTTTAATGGGCACAGATCAACAAAAGTGCACACAGATGAAAACCTTATAAAATAGATTTATATAATGTGCTTCAACCACAAATTCTCCATCTAGTTGCCCTCGCTGAAAAGAATTTACCCGTTGGGACCCAGTGTGGTTACATTACCATCAAAGAAAATACATAAGTATATAAAACATACACAATAGTGCAGTGTTAGATTGGAGAAAGATTTTTCAACGGCACTCTTTAACCAAAGGCAGCCCGTTTCATACCTTCACAAAGATATTGTGCAACATGACACAACAGACAATATTTACCACATAATGTTTGTTAGGAAACTTTTCTCTGGACACATCTGCTAACCACTGGAAGGCGAATTTCAGCAGGTTTACTGACTGCTCGATGaaggttttattattttaccacCATTAAAAACCTTAAATGTGCTCAGAGttgttttgagttttattgtgtGTGATTTCTACTGACAAACGTACGGTTTATTTGTAGACATCGATACAGATACTGTTTCTTTAGTCTTGATCTTAACTTACGCGTGAACTTGGATTTAAAGTTTAATTTCTCTGCAATAACAATGTCTTAAAGAGTCCAAAAAGTTTGATTGCCCTCGTCATatagtcttttcttttttctttgggCAGGTGCTGACTCAGACTGGCATCACCTGGAATCTGTCACCTGTTGGGAAGGTCATGCCCAAAGAGTGGAGACAGCCCGAGGAGGAGTGAAGAGCCACCATGACACACCTGCCTCCCTCCTAATAAACCTTCTGGTTGTACAGATGAATAACAGTGAATGCCTGTGTTGATTCCAACATGTTGCTTtgtccaaataaataaaatccgATTCTACTCATCATTGTTTCTTTAAAGCTGTGTGAATTATCTCTCACAGCCATGACCTCAACCTCTTTTTATAGATTTCTGTTTAAAGTCAGGATGGAGTTTACATAAGTACAACAtttgcattcaaaattttaattaagtaaaggtacataagtattatcagcaaaatgtatcaaaagtaaaagtactcattatgcaaatgactccttttacagtgttatattattatagaatattatatttggtttttatcactaacaaatacatgTAAGAGCATTATAATACCCTGCATACTACTGGATAGATTAGTAATATTGCACTGCAACATTTAAGAATTTTGTATGttaaaagtaactagtaactaaagaaGTCAAGTTaatataatgaagtaaaaagtacaatattttacaatatgtagttgagtagaagtataaagtaacagttactttgcagattaggattataaatacaaaatataaatcaactaatgaataataatgtaatattataggttaagctacccagctgtatataaagtaattcaaaATAGCCCTACCTTTACAATCTTCAATGTGAAattgatgaacacattaaagcattcataattataattcaatgaaaaaaaacattattttgaaattggccattctgcataatgagtactttaatATATTCTGGTGTCAAtactttctacttttacttgagtaagtctttgaatgcaggacttttacttttagtattttttatatattgtggtattatattaaaggttgctgagccctgaCCTAGACTGAATATACCTGCTTTTTCAATGAGGGTGCGCTGATAGATAGAAGGCATTTGAGTCAAGGCCTAAAAGAGATTAAagtacactttgatttaatagatattctacaaaagaactcactaaatgagtgttatagaaacattatttcagtatcttagacaaattaatatgatttgaaaaatatgaggttgtttgttttatttttatttttacttttctttttcttttatttgtattattattattttttttcaggatatAGTAATTATTAGCCAGAATGCACCACACTCCAGACcggtaggtggcggtaatgcacctaatcgttgtttgccaaccgccaataaaccttaaagaagaagaaggtgcgCTGATGAGAGGAGCAACGTGTTTACGTCAGAGCACAGACAGCAACCAGATCCAATCAAAAGCCACGCTGTCCTCTCACTGTAGCCAATCAGAAGCTGGGTGCGTGCTCTGTCACTGCGCTACATCCAATCAAAAGCCACGCTGTCCTCTCACTGTAGCCAATCAGAAGCTGGGTGCGTGCTCTGTCACTGCGCTACATCCAATCAAAAGCCACGTTGTCCTCTCACTAGCCAATCAGCAGCGAGGGGGGCGTGGCCTGTGTCACCGCCCCATGCTGTTCCTCCAGAGCAGAGCCGCGCTGAGGTCACTGCTGTCAGTCTGCAGCGAACCAGCAGACCAGAGGGAACCAggaggaaccagaggaaccaggaGGAACCCAGCAGCTAAACAACCAGCATCATGTCTCTGTCTAACAAACTCACCCTGGACAAGGTGGACGTCAAAGGGAAGAGGGTGATTATGAGGTGAGAAGATGGTTCACTGCTAGGAGCTAACCCAGCTAACGCACATGGGATTAATGGACGTTAGCTTATTAGCTAAGCGTTTCCTGCCATGTTGGAGATGTTCTGCTCTGTAAACCTGTAATTCCTGTGTTAATAAACTACCTGGTTCTCCTCCAGAGACACTACACTGATGGTTACCTGTTGGCTCATCATGTAAGAGTCACTGTTACGTGCCTGGGAGGAGATGCTGCATGGATGCAGCCCACATCTAATAGAGTCAATCCTTTAACATTACAGTCCAGTAACATCACTGCAATCATCCAGATAATGCATTTAATGTATGTGTGACACAATGCATTGATGATCTGAAGGAAACCAGTAGTTATCCAGGTTTAGTAATATGTACATTATGTAATCTGTAGTCTGTAATTATGACATTTTGAGGTATTAATAATCTATATCTGCAAAGTGACTCTAGTTATCATggaaagtaaagtacaagtacctcaaaattgaacTTAAAAGTACAGTACTTTAGTAGAAGGTAATTTTAATTACCTACCTTCACCAGCTTGTACTttaattgagtatttccattttatgctgttACAGTGGGTAGTTTatgataatacatcataatttattaataataatatatataatttacagtacttgagtaaaagttaCATTCCAGCTGGTAAAggctaattttaattactttatatactgctgggtaccTCCTATCTATAAAATACATCATacttaaaataaagtttattagtcagtggtggaatgtaaccaagtacatttactcaagtaatgtacttaaagtacaattttgaggtacttgtactttacttgagtatttaatGCTGCAGCTGATAAAGTGGGGATAATtaaaatgactttatatactactgggtagTTTATGATAATACTCCATAATGTATtagtttatattttgtattaataatttcTAATATCTGCAAAGTGACTCAAGTTATCATGGAaagtataagtacctcaaaattgaatttaaaagGACAATACTTGAGTAGAAGTTACATTCCAGCTGCTTAGAGGTCATTTTAATTACCTACCTACACTAGATTTATTTGATAAATCTAGTGTAGGTAGAAGTATaacagcataaaatggaaatactcaagtacaagtacaagccGGTGAAGGtagagctcattttaattacctACCATTTACCagcttgtacttgtactttacttgagtatttccatttaatgcTGTTATAATTCTACTCCACTAGATTTATTTGATGACATTAGTTACTTTGAAGAGTCTGATTATTAATGCATGGATACAACAAGTATAGTTAgtcaatattttaaattaaagtacAGTAACATCAGTGCAATAATCCATTTAATGTATGTGTGACACAGTGCCTTGGTAGTCTGAGGAAAATCAGTAGTAATCCTTTTGATTaatatgtaaattatgtaaTCTAACAGCACATACTTTCACAACAAATCAAAAACAAGTCAAGTAAAACTAGTATTTTATaatcaaatacatttatttaagtactgtacttaagtaaacttttgaagtacttgtactttacttgtgtatttatatttctgcTACTCTCTAGATTCAGAttaagaatacaaaatataatcaacaaatatatatctttttatagatttattatCATATCAGGAgaattcacaagctacccagcTTTATATAAAGCAACTGATatgaaatacttttactttagtacaaTTCTAAATGCATGGCCTtgtcttttacttaagtaaaagtaaaataccacagtgtagaaatactcttgttacaagtaaaagtcatgaaaGTACAAAactattagcatcaaaatatactcaaagtaccaaaagtaatagtactcattatgcagatttcagaatgatatatatataatattactggattataattattgatgcattaatgtgttcatcactttaatgttgcagctggtaaaggtagAGCTAATTCTAAATAATGTATaaactgctgggtagtttaatctatctGTAGTTTAATCTGTAGTTTAATCAAAATCTataaagtgatttatttctCCAGCCTGCAGCGGAGACCATTGACACTTGAAACCAACGCCCTCTGTGGAAATGTCAGAGAGCTAAGTTTGGTGATGCAACAAGCAGCAGCATAGGACAAGGTTCACCAGCCTCCAGCTCGTTCTGCTCAGACTCACTCCATGTCGAGTAAATCTCTGTGTAGAGACACATTGTATTACTTCATATCACACCCAGGGCCTGTCGCAGCACGCCGTGTCTGTGCTTAATGGACTTCTAGTTGTAGACGGGGAGGCGTTATGGTGCGAGCTGCTGGTCCAGAATCAAAATGGATGGAAAGGAAGGCGTTGCTGTAGAGACCCGGTAGTGTCTGACAGGAATCTGTTCAGACGCCAAGATCCTGCAGCAGCGGTCAAgaactgacttcctgttggagaGGCATCGCTCAGCCTTCCTTCTTCTTATCATAAAGCTCACTCTAGCATCATTTAATGTGAATTCTTCAGCACAACAGAAGAGAAATAGTCGTATTGGTTGAGTTAATCTGTAATAAATGGAGCCaaagaaacagttttttttagtcTGAAGCCTAGACACATGAATGATTTAAAGCCTACCACTCTGCTGCTAATAGAAAAGTTAGTTATTTTAGTTAACCGAGCGGAGATCGTGAGCTCTAACTACGGctgaaattcttagtcaacttAACACTTTACATTGATTTAATGGATAGATCTGTAAAACTTgactttctccacaaagaatgacacaaaagcaccactttaaatcgtATGTTTagcagagatgtgctcataagcttctaggaaataagataaaaaaacataaaaaatgattaatcgaataaagaaatcttagtggactaagaccaaaacgactgattagtcgactaatcggctAACAGCGGGCAGCCCTAGTTCTAATCATACCCAATAGCTGTCTAGGTAAGAGGGAAAACATCTAAAACCTTTAATTTATTGTTCTTTATGGTCTCAAGTTTGCCATTAGCTAACCTGTGTGGTGAGCAGCTGCACTTCTTTCAAGGTTTAAATCATCCAGTGAGCTCATTTCTGCAGCTTTCATCTTGTAAATGATGCAACAAAACCTTCAACAATACGCAGATCCACCCTCAGAACATTGGCATGATGTAAGAGCGGAAAAATACTGCCGTTGTTAGATGGCATGGGAGCAGCTGAGCCACTAATTTGCTGACTGTTGGGTTTCAGGCTTCAGACAATGGATCGCTGTTATTAtggcagagagtgtgtgtgtgtgtgtgtgtgtgtgtgcaggctggTCTTGGCTGCATCCCAAGTGTCTTAAATGTCCTCGCTTGCATCGTTTCCTTGtgtccctcccaccagggacGCAAGGAAACGATGCAAGGAAACGAGTCGACACAAGTGAGGATGCAGTTTAAGACACTTGGGACGCAGCCTTCGTGTCTCAGTGCATCAGGTCCTCAgacggagggaggagggagaagggaggagggaagagTGAGGAGGGAGGTGGTGGTTATGTAACTGGAGTACGAGGGATGCAGCATGTTCTCCTGAGCTGCTGGCATGCATCGCTGCACGGCTGCTTGTGCAAACAGCTCAGCGGTCAAAGCAACGCAGAGTCTCTGATGTCGCCAGTCAGAAGTGTCTGAACGTGTCTGTGATGACTGTCTTTGTAATCATACAGTTCCCAGAATGCAATGCAGCAACAAAagaagctgtttgtttgttgtgtaaGAGGTTAAATGGGTGGATATTGTTCCAAAATGGATggtgtaggggtgtaagaaaatatcaatacacctGAGTACCGCGATATAATGTCttgtgatactgtatagattctcaaaaatactatatatttttaattaatagtttacatgcaaagatttgtggcagaCTGTGactcagattgcacaaaaagtagtgcCATGACGTTgaatgttacagggactgtgataaatgcagatcccagattgtatgcatgtggtgtgttctttatactatgaccgtttttctaaaattagatttagcaatatattgaattgtaaccgcTCGCTGCACCATGCTATTTAtagtattgccagattcttgccaatacagtACACAGCCCTGGTACAGTGGATGCACTCGCTCACaaatgaacattaaaaaaactcATTTCTGTGCAGATTTGCCAGTGTGTAAAACCTCCATCCTTCACCCATTACTCCCAGTAGAAAAAGGtttttcttccctctctttGGATGTATATTTTCACTTAAAGgggttttattttaatcaacatgaacatgaacgGCTAACCATACAGTTTGGAGTGgtcagaatatactgtatatattttatgagGTTTCACTTTTAATTTCTTAGACTACTTTATTTCACAGCTGAAGAACACCACAGAGGTGCGTTGTTTCTTTCTGGTAAttcatttttcttctctttcaggGTTGACTTCAATGTTCCAATGAAGGACAAGCACATCACAAACAACCAGAGGTAAAGTCCATACATTTAGATCAACTTTAGTTCTTGAACGTCGCAGCAAAAGGTCTTGATTTATCTtttcataaacaaacaaaatctacatttatatgaatgttttttattcaaTCAGATAAATGGATAAAATAGATTTACATTAGAAGCAGACGGTTTCTTCGAGGGAAGAGGTTAAAGGAAAGTGTGTTTGTTGGTTTTCAGGGTCAAGGCGGCCGTTCCCAGCATCCAACACTGCCTGGACAAAGGGGCCAAATCCGTGGTTCTGATGAGCCATCTGGGTCGCCCTGATGGAAACTTTGTGCCTGAGAAATACTCCCTGGAGCCCGTCGCCGCCGAGCTCAAGACGCTGCTGAAGAAGTTAGTTGATGGACTAGTTGTGGTTCACTGTTTGAAATACTTTATACACGTTATGCAAATCGACGATGATTTCCTCTGTGGCTGTGCAGGGAGGTCACCTTCCTGAAGGACTGTGTGGGTGCGGATGTGGAAGCTGCCTGCGCCAACCCCGCCACCGGATCCGTCATCCTGCTGGAGAACCTCCGCTTCCACGTCGCCGAGGAGGGAAAGGGCAAGGACGCCTCTGGAAACAAGGTGAGGTGTCTCCCAGCCTGTTCTGATTGAGAACGCAGGTGTtgatgtttgtgcagaattTGGTGCAAATTTAAAACCCGTATCCTGTAAATATTAACAACTTATATTCAGTCTCAGATCAATAGATTATCATGTCAGTCTGGATATATGGAGATGGAGCTTGTTGGTGGTTTTCCAGTCGGTCTTGGGACACATTTAGCAACACATATTGTTAGCAGCCCGGTCTCTCAATCAAACTTAAAAAGTACAATTATTATTCATACCCAACATACTGGAAGGACAAAAAGCATGAAAACTGGGTTGTTTTAGTGCTAAATCTGGCAGCACTGGGTGTGCTCTGGCTGTCCTTTCTTTCTGCTGGGTCACCTGGAGGAAAACGCTGAGTCACTCCAGCTGCAGCGTCCGCCTGAAATGGCTGCGTCACCGTCTGATGATGTCACGGTCGGGAGGGGTGGTGCAGACACTCTGgcttctttgcaatgggagtgcCGCAGTAGTCTGGCGACTTGTCCAGGGTGTAACCTGCCTTCGCCCGGTGTCAGCTccacgaccctgaataggataagcggttacagatgatggataGTGGATggtggatgatggatgatggatggatgatggatgatggatggatgatggatggatgagagttccacatttttacactttgctacAAACGGCAGCAGCAACGTAACGAGATGCTGATCGTCTATTCTGCTCTGAGCGCTGCACATCCTGTGcacggtgcgactgtcgaccggggcggactgtccttagtgcggcCCAACCGCATTGTGCTCCCAGGACGGGGCTCGGCCCtagtaaaaggcgccaggggtcttcggcgatgtctgcaacccacctgacccgtcttgaaacacggaccaaggagtgtAGCGCtcacgcgagtcagagggtgcaagcaaaaccccgtggagcAATGAAAGTGAAGGCCGGCAcacgccggctgaggtgggatcccggctcCGCGGGGTCGGgggcaccaccggcccgtctcgcccacaCCGTCGGGGAGtcggagcgtgagcgcgtgggATAGGACCctaaagatggtgacgagaggttaacgtcacgctgccgtgaagtggtatcggtggcgttgtatcggagccgttttgcgagtacgagtacatgagcacagtatcggacccgataccggtatcagtgtcggtatcggtgcatccctagtttaaacacatgaaaaacaacTAAGATCAGTTTATTACGTTTCATTATCGGCTCTCAGGAACGCTTTTTCAGCTTTTTGACTCTGTGACCGCTCCACTTTCATGCCCTCTGGAGGCAGCAAGGAAGAGACGTTGACGTCCGAGTGTCGACCGTAACGACATAACTTTCTCATTCATCATGCTGAGATGCTGATGGTCTGTTATATAACCACAGATCCAGACTCAGGACGGTCCTCCTCACACATTGTATGACTGTTGGGTCTGCGACGGATCAGCAGCTTTGACCTGCTGACATTTCTCCTGAAGGTCAGCGGGGCTGTCCTGGCTGGACGTGTTGCTTTTCCTGTCCTGAGAGGCCTGCTCGGTATGCAGCCTGTGTGGGTTGGTTTCTACTGTACTGCTGTACTGCTGTACAGTATCACACTTTATTTATACTTCATTATACAAACATGtctcagacagaggatgaaatcATCTCAGAAGTCCCAACTCCATATGATAATTCTATAAAGGGAATATGCAACAAATACAAGCGTGGCGTCCTTTCAGTCCTTTCTAACAAAGTAGAAAGTGAATTTTTAATGTAGTGTAAtctgaagggggggggggggggggctgtagAAAGCAGCAATGAAGCGTGCAGCTCTCGTCTGACATTTCAACGACACTGAAGACTCTCCTGACCTTTTTTTCTGCCCTCCAGTCACACAGTCACGACCTTCAACCGTTAAAGGGCAGCAGGAACCCGATCCACAATGAACCGACTGACTGGctctcacacagacactcacatcCAACGTGTCATCAAATCAATACTGAAACTAAATGGAAATATTGCTTTTTATTGATTAACACTTTGAATCCTTTAAAAAGATAGTTTCCTCCTGTTGTCGGCTCTGATAACCAGCAGTTAAT
This portion of the Sebastes umbrosus isolate fSebUmb1 chromosome 17, fSebUmb1.pri, whole genome shotgun sequence genome encodes:
- the LOC119475147 gene encoding cytochrome c oxidase subunit 7B, mitochondrial, producing MFRFTRAAANFTGQAARQVRNSSTTTPDFHAKYGTGLMVGGAVFCTAVWAYVLTQTGITWNLSPVGKVMPKEWRQPEEE